CCATGCGCCATCCCATGATCCGCCCCGAAGACGAACGGGCTCCCATGGTCGATGCCCAGACACTGAAGCGCTGGCTTGATCAAGGTCACGATGATGAGGGCAAACAAATAGTGATGCTCGACACACGCAACGCCTTTGAAGTAGAAATGGGCACATTTAACGGTGCTTTAGAATTTGGCATCGAGCGCTTCAGCGAATTTCCCGAGCGTATCAAGCAAGCGGCAAGTGAAGACCAGCTCAAAGACAAAACAATAGTCTCATTTTGCACTGGTGGCATCCGCTGCGAAAAAGCAGCATTGTTTATGTCCGAAATCAAACTGCCCCGAGTCTATCAACTCGATGGCGGCATCCTGCGCTATTTTGAAGAAGTTGGTGGAGAGCATTATCAAGGCGAATGTTTTGTCTTTGACGAACGTGTAGCACTCGATCCACAGCTGCGTCAAACCACCAAAACTTACACTCGCAATACTGCCAAATAATTAAGCAGGCTTGGTAGCCGGGGCGGTATAAAGCCTCTCAATTGCTTGCAGTATTTCACTGCGACTGACCTCTGCACTGACACTATTTTGGCTTTGCAAACGCTCGGCGATAGTACTTAATTCTTGGTCTTTAATGATTGTTTTAAACCACACAGTGTACTCACCATTTTGGAGGTGATAGAGCCATGTGTCATCATCTACACCAGCAGCAATCTGACTAAAAATAGAGAGGTTTTGCGCTTTGATATTGAGCTTTTGTCCGGTCCTCTAAAATAAAAACAGCCTTCCTTAACGTCGCCTTCGGCGTACTTTTTGACATGTCTGCGGCGCTCAGTGGAGCCAGGCAGCGGTGTGACAAAGTGCACCCGCGGGCTTAAAGCGCGCGACCAGACCATCACTTTGCCTTCTTGCATTTTGTTTTCGATACCATCAAAGTCCTGACCGGCACTGGCTTCAAAATTAGTCAAAGTGCCTCTGGGGTCTTCGCCCACAGCAATGACAGTATCGACTTTGTCGCGGGCAACTTGAGAGACTGTCTCAGGATGGACTGTAATCATGATAAATTCGCGCATTTCCACAGGCATGGTGTGCGGTACGCCTTCCCATTCAGGATTGAGCATATGATGCGCTTCGTCAATGATAATCCAGTGGGGACGCCCGGTCTCAGTGCGCAGCGCCTGGAGGCGACTAATCAGCCCGCTAAAATATTGGGGTCTATCAGCCAGTGGCACGCCAAGCAAATTAACGACGACATTGCTGGTCTGAGACTTGAGTGTCTTAATGACATTGTCCACATCCGGGCTGTTATTGGCACTGCCTTCGGTGACGACATTTTCGAGAGCACCATAGTCGCCTTCGGGATCAATCAAACAATACTGATAGCCGGCTTTTTCTATGCGCTCGATAATACCCAGACAGGTAGTGGATTTACCACTGGCAGATGGTCCGGCAATCATGACTCCGCGGCCGTATGCAGCAAATTTTATTTCGCTTTGATCGTCAGTGTGACCAATCAAAATATTTTTGTCGGCAAGTAAATATTCACGGCTAGACAAATCGTCTTGCAACATCTCCTCGATTAGCTCACTGACTCCATCTCCACGAGCAGATTTGGTACAAAAGGTGGAGCGTTCTAGCAACATAGGCAGAGCATTGGCTACAGCCACAGCACACTGACACATAGTCAAAAAGGCATTGTCGTTTTCGGCATCGCCCACACCAACTACATTGTGGGCACTGAGCTGGAGCTCGGCAAGGGCTGCTCTCAGGCCAAAGGCTTTGTTTACGCCAGCTGGCAAAACCATCACTGCCCCTTTGTTAAAGATGACCTGGTGCTCGAGACCAAGGGCCTTAATACATTCCAGTACGGTGTTTTCGTGGGGCTGTCTGGTATCGATGATGCACTGCCCGGCATAAAGCGGCTCTACCGACTTACGAGCGAGAGCCTCCAGCAAGATTGGATCTGGTGGCGGGGCCAGCAACTTCACTTCCTGTGTAGAGGGGCGGTAGAGCACAGCACCGTTTTCGGCAACGACTCGGCGGAAGATATCAATGCGCGGAAAGACCCGCAAAAGATCAGAGAGCTGGCGCCCTGTAACCAGAATAAGACTGCGCCCGGAGGCGGCCAAACGCTCTAGTGACTCAATTGTGCTTTGACTGACTTGACCATCGTGGGCAATCGTACCGTCATAATCGCAAGCCAGAGCCATGTATCGCATCGCCAATCAATCCTGTAATCGCCACTTCTAAAGACTTAAATAACGACGCAAAAATTCTGAATAGTTCCACGGTCAAGCTTTGTCCAAAATCGGTCTGCGGATATAACGTATCCCCCCTTTGAGAATGGAATTTATGGCTTCAGAAGCATTGGAATCTATCTACAATAGCGACAAATTTTTTAGCCGTCAATCCAGCCAGAACCCCGGGAGAAGAAGGGGGGGGGAGGCTGCCATGCCCAAGCCAGACGCGCGCTGAGAAAGCAATGGCGGCAATGAGATTATGCTGCCATGTCAGTTATGGGCCAGTCGCTCTTTTACGTAGCAGCCTTTGCCGGGCTTAGCTCAGACTATCGAAACCAAATCTTCAAATACTGAAGAAGCATTACAAATTGAAGAAGCAAGAAAAGCCACAATAAAAAAGACTGGTCCACTAAAAGTGGGGTTGGCATTGGGCGGCGGCGGCGCACGGGGAGCGGCCGAAGTAGGCGTGCTCAAAGTACTGGCTAAAAGCGGTATCAAGTTTGACTATATAGTCGGCACCAGTGTCGGAGCCATAGTCGGTGGTCTCTATGCCCTCGGTATGACACCAGAGTCTATGCAAAAAGAATTTGAAACAGGCAAGATCATGAAGCAGTTTATGACCGTGCCG
This genomic stretch from Candidatus Obscuribacter sp. harbors:
- a CDS encoding sulfurtransferase, which gives rise to MEIVNIAAYKFVSITDPLAWRDLLKSECARLGLKGTIVLAEEGINLFLAGTRETIDQFLNYIHRPELFAGKFDVLDIKESISDHQPFGKMVVRVAKEIITMRHPMIRPEDERAPMVDAQTLKRWLDQGHDDEGKQIVMLDTRNAFEVEMGTFNGALEFGIERFSEFPERIKQAASEDQLKDKTIVSFCTGGIRCEKAALFMSEIKLPRVYQLDGGILRYFEEVGGEHYQGECFVFDERVALDPQLRQTTKTYTRNTAK